A window of the Microvirga terrae genome harbors these coding sequences:
- a CDS encoding cupin domain-containing protein: MKNLDLLLACLCWVLPAQAQQQGQAIRFEAVPSQGLFKGAMPDLPKADRLEARVRPFTVRPGMVDAMWHSHPTPIVGYVIDGVVAIEIKGQGISQFKAGEAFLEPANTVMRASNPGQDVAKVVVFQVSPPEAAYSEMAPPQE, encoded by the coding sequence ATGAAAAACCTCGATCTCCTGCTGGCATGTCTGTGTTGGGTGCTTCCTGCTCAGGCGCAGCAGCAGGGTCAGGCGATCCGGTTCGAGGCAGTCCCGTCTCAAGGCCTCTTCAAGGGGGCGATGCCGGACCTTCCGAAGGCGGATCGGCTCGAGGCGCGGGTGCGTCCCTTCACGGTTCGACCCGGCATGGTCGACGCCATGTGGCACAGCCATCCGACGCCTATCGTGGGCTATGTCATCGATGGAGTCGTTGCGATCGAGATCAAGGGACAAGGAATATCTCAGTTCAAGGCCGGGGAGGCTTTCCTGGAGCCCGCCAACACCGTGATGCGCGCCAGCAATCCGGGCCAGGACGTGGCGAAAGTGGTGGTGTTTCAGGTGTCTCCGCCAGAGGCGGCCTATTCCGAGATGGCACCGCCGCAGGAGTGA
- a CDS encoding calcium-binding protein, which translates to MAIRIGTPKEDPLNGTDFSDILNGLAGNDTLYGGPGDDMLNGGAGIDTADFSFDPAVTVDLGRNIAFGQGSDRLFGIEIVVGSLYDDRLTGDRKANNLSGGYGNDRLMGAGGDDFLNGNVGDDTVIGGTGNDTVAGSGGNDHLYGSAGNDRLDGGDGRNTLEGGNGNDTLGSARGTDWMIGGGGADTFSFGPSSSGTTSALVSTIADWSVSADRIDLGVDGTASNYGEAATGATTIEAALLDAQSVFASGTITHAFLYNSVANTGYIFSDQDEDGTFEIGIVIANAGTAAAMNYWNIV; encoded by the coding sequence ATGGCGATTCGCATTGGAACACCTAAGGAAGACCCTCTCAATGGAACGGACTTCTCCGACATCCTCAACGGCTTGGCCGGCAACGACACGCTGTACGGAGGACCCGGAGACGACATGCTGAATGGCGGAGCAGGCATCGACACGGCTGATTTTTCATTTGACCCCGCCGTGACGGTGGATCTCGGTCGCAATATCGCCTTTGGCCAAGGGTCGGATCGTCTCTTCGGGATCGAGATTGTCGTCGGCTCATTGTACGATGACAGGCTGACGGGCGATCGCAAGGCCAACAACCTGTCCGGTGGATATGGCAATGATCGTCTGATGGGTGCCGGCGGAGATGATTTCCTGAACGGCAATGTCGGCGACGATACCGTGATCGGCGGGACGGGCAACGATACCGTCGCGGGATCGGGCGGCAATGATCACCTGTATGGCTCGGCCGGCAATGACCGGCTCGATGGCGGGGACGGGCGCAACACGCTGGAAGGCGGGAACGGCAACGACACCTTGGGCAGCGCTCGCGGAACCGACTGGATGATCGGCGGCGGAGGGGCGGACACGTTCAGCTTCGGGCCATCCTCGTCGGGAACGACCTCCGCGCTGGTCAGCACGATCGCCGACTGGAGCGTGTCGGCTGACCGGATCGACCTCGGCGTCGACGGAACGGCTTCGAACTATGGTGAGGCCGCTACCGGCGCGACGACGATCGAAGCTGCCCTTCTCGATGCGCAGAGCGTCTTTGCCAGCGGGACGATCACGCATGCGTTTCTCTACAACAGCGTCGCGAACACGGGCTATATCTTCTCGGACCAGGATGAGGACGGCACATTCGAGATCGGCATTGTCATTGCCAATGCGGGGACGGCGGCAGCCATGAACTACTGGAACATCGTCTAG
- a CDS encoding FABP family protein, whose amino-acid sequence MTPLPMATLTDVFTEPSNVDPETLNNLGPLRRLAGRWRARKGVDLNPKAEGPERRVFIETIDFQAIDPQTNGPQLLYGLRYHIHITTEEEDITFHDQVGYWLWEPASGLVMQTIAIPRGQVAIAAGQASPDADEIVVTATRGQTDYGICSTTFLEQAFRTDHYRITITFHPDGSWSYVTDTELLVHGRDMPFAHQDRNTLQRVGEAKPNPLALILSKRKAG is encoded by the coding sequence ATGACGCCTCTGCCTATGGCCACCCTCACGGACGTCTTCACCGAACCCAGCAACGTCGATCCGGAAACGCTCAATAATCTGGGTCCCCTGCGGCGACTGGCGGGGCGCTGGCGCGCACGCAAGGGTGTGGATCTCAACCCCAAGGCGGAAGGCCCGGAGCGGCGCGTGTTCATCGAGACCATCGATTTTCAGGCGATCGACCCGCAGACAAACGGGCCGCAACTGCTCTACGGCCTGCGCTACCACATCCACATCACGACCGAGGAGGAGGACATCACCTTTCACGATCAGGTCGGCTACTGGCTCTGGGAGCCGGCCAGCGGCCTCGTCATGCAGACCATCGCCATCCCGCGCGGCCAGGTCGCCATCGCGGCTGGCCAGGCAAGCCCCGACGCCGACGAGATCGTCGTGACGGCAACCCGTGGGCAGACCGACTATGGCATCTGCTCGACAACCTTTCTGGAGCAGGCGTTCCGCACCGACCACTACCGGATCACGATCACCTTTCATCCGGACGGGAGCTGGAGCTACGTGACCGATACCGAGTTGCTGGTGCATGGCCGGGACATGCCTTTTGCCCATCAGGACCGGAACACGCTCCAGCGAGTCGGTGAAGCCAAGCCCAATCCCTTGGCGCTCATTTTGTCCAAACGAAAGGCAGGTTGA
- a CDS encoding CDP-diacylglycerol diphosphatase, with the protein MSLKQALWLSLACLATVFIARRTFASDPSRGALWRVVETCVAAKRALNVSLPCVQVNLGQHGSPGTVVLRPPWKETHTLVVPTTRLVGIEAPALQQPEAAAYWQAALAARRFVVEAAKGRVHVEDVALAVNSRGSRTQDQLHIHADCARPEVLAALRLHDAELGSAWKPLEFLESLGFPHDNQRFFGIKIAADEIGTSNIFERLTDLPGSRRDLSRVGVAVFSAPPNGSRQDFYVVAAPGRDSQAEDLLDHSCVLARGVAADDSPANVQR; encoded by the coding sequence ATGTCCCTGAAACAAGCCCTGTGGCTATCTCTTGCGTGTCTTGCAACTGTCTTCATCGCTCGCAGGACGTTTGCGAGCGACCCATCGCGAGGAGCCCTGTGGCGCGTGGTGGAGACATGCGTTGCCGCCAAGCGGGCGCTCAATGTTTCTCTGCCCTGCGTCCAAGTCAACTTGGGGCAGCACGGATCCCCGGGGACCGTCGTTCTCAGGCCTCCATGGAAAGAGACACATACCCTCGTTGTTCCGACCACACGTTTGGTCGGGATTGAGGCCCCGGCCCTGCAGCAGCCGGAAGCGGCGGCCTACTGGCAGGCGGCTCTCGCAGCGCGACGCTTCGTCGTCGAGGCTGCCAAAGGGCGCGTCCACGTCGAGGATGTCGCGCTGGCTGTCAACTCCAGGGGCAGTCGCACGCAAGATCAACTTCATATTCATGCCGATTGTGCACGGCCGGAGGTTCTCGCGGCGCTTCGCCTGCACGATGCGGAGCTCGGGAGCGCCTGGAAGCCGCTCGAGTTCCTGGAGTCTCTTGGCTTTCCGCACGACAACCAGCGCTTCTTCGGCATCAAGATCGCCGCGGACGAGATCGGCACGTCGAACATCTTCGAGCGCCTGACGGACCTTCCAGGCTCTCGAAGGGATTTGTCCAGAGTTGGTGTCGCGGTCTTCAGCGCTCCACCGAATGGATCACGGCAGGATTTTTATGTCGTTGCCGCGCCCGGGCGTGACAGCCAGGCGGAGGATCTCCTGGATCATAGCTGTGTGCTGGCGCGAGGTGTTGCGGCCGACGATTCACCAGCGAACGTTCAGCGCTGA
- a CDS encoding calcium-binding protein: MTSIVASAELIGFDGSRSIYRVDLSQLPFSTLQAISLVDDGVRSGGTGGSSGADIDFVAISDLVPPSTHDFQSVLADSKVLGADVVFHAGYLAQWVLGDLGPWDSSHLFGTVPGNVYDPAIATLGLADGDANGSKGTLSLGEAGQVSLLLNSPVPTGAGSPAQHYLYFADYGSRGQYADTVKVVLSDERAALPWSGGLTLTGDERSETIALGRGSNAHTGQGNDLVSGLGGHDTILTAGGDDWLFGGEGNDRLSGEAGRDRLSGEGGQDWLSGGAGNDWLHGGGGGDIFVFDTRLGTSRTDRKVAFDTIADFNVKDDTIWLDNAVFRKLGKGSELSPGRLNKAYFEIGKADDRNDYLLYDKKTGILSYDADGSGSKAAVEFAKLGKNLKLTHKDFFVI; the protein is encoded by the coding sequence ATGACAAGTATTGTCGCGTCAGCGGAGTTAATCGGCTTTGACGGCAGCCGAAGCATCTACCGGGTCGATCTGAGCCAGCTTCCCTTCAGCACCCTTCAGGCCATCTCGCTGGTCGATGACGGCGTCCGGTCCGGCGGCACCGGCGGATCATCGGGGGCCGACATCGACTTCGTGGCGATCTCGGATCTCGTCCCTCCCTCGACCCATGACTTTCAATCCGTCCTCGCCGACAGCAAAGTCCTGGGTGCCGATGTCGTGTTTCATGCCGGCTACCTCGCGCAGTGGGTTCTGGGTGATCTGGGGCCGTGGGACAGCTCGCACCTGTTCGGCACCGTGCCCGGCAACGTCTACGACCCGGCCATCGCCACCCTCGGCCTGGCCGATGGGGACGCCAACGGCAGCAAGGGAACCCTGTCGCTGGGCGAGGCCGGGCAGGTGAGCCTCCTGCTCAACAGCCCCGTGCCGACCGGCGCCGGCAGCCCTGCCCAGCACTACCTGTACTTCGCCGATTACGGCAGCCGCGGCCAGTATGCCGACACGGTCAAGGTCGTCCTGTCCGACGAGCGTGCCGCCCTGCCCTGGTCGGGCGGGCTCACCCTCACGGGCGACGAGCGCAGCGAGACCATCGCCCTGGGCCGCGGCTCCAATGCGCATACCGGCCAGGGCAACGACCTGGTGTCGGGCCTGGGCGGCCACGACACCATCCTGACGGCGGGCGGCGACGACTGGCTGTTCGGCGGCGAGGGCAACGACCGGCTCTCCGGCGAGGCCGGGCGCGACCGGCTCTCGGGCGAGGGCGGGCAGGATTGGCTCTCTGGCGGGGCCGGCAACGACTGGCTGCACGGCGGCGGCGGCGGCGACATCTTCGTGTTCGACACGCGGCTCGGCACGTCCAGGACGGACCGCAAGGTGGCGTTCGACACGATTGCCGACTTCAACGTGAAGGACGACACGATCTGGCTCGACAACGCGGTGTTCAGGAAGCTGGGCAAGGGCTCGGAGCTCAGCCCCGGCCGGCTGAACAAGGCCTATTTCGAGATCGGCAAGGCCGACGACCGGAACGACTACCTGCTCTACGACAAGAAGACCGGCATTCTCTCCTACGACGCCGACGGATCGGGCAGCAAGGCCGCCGTCGAGTTCGCAAAGCTCGGCAAAAACCTCAAGCTCACTCACAAGGATTTCTTCGTGATTTGA
- a CDS encoding DUF6894 family protein → MRCYFHLVNEDETVPDEVGVEVADLAKAEEMARRAIEDIRNAALDLGASWQGWRLDIVAPSGQILASIPLDPVVH, encoded by the coding sequence ATGCGCTGCTACTTTCATCTGGTGAACGAGGACGAGACCGTTCCGGATGAAGTCGGCGTTGAGGTCGCAGATCTGGCCAAGGCAGAGGAGATGGCTCGGCGAGCCATCGAGGATATCAGGAACGCGGCACTGGACCTGGGTGCGTCCTGGCAGGGCTGGCGGCTCGACATTGTCGCCCCATCCGGCCAGATCCTCGCGTCCATTCCTCTTGATCCCGTCGTCCACTGA
- a CDS encoding invasion associated locus B family protein, with product MKVRKAAWVPLVLWMEIAASAQEAPRAERFADWEVVCSSAQGSSAPVSQSRKVDCRAVQRLTVQGSDETVFAVTIVRSDQQAPVAIVSIPLGGYIARGIELRVDGRNPYKLLVETCNAAGCHAGFPLSGPIPKEFRSGKLASFRLWTAKDKSADVTVSLKGLADALVRLERTS from the coding sequence ATGAAAGTGCGGAAAGCGGCATGGGTGCCGCTCGTACTATGGATGGAGATCGCGGCCTCGGCACAGGAAGCGCCTCGAGCAGAGCGCTTCGCCGATTGGGAGGTTGTCTGCTCCTCTGCCCAGGGCTCCTCTGCACCTGTCTCCCAGTCACGGAAGGTCGATTGTCGTGCCGTTCAGCGGCTCACGGTGCAAGGCAGCGATGAGACTGTCTTCGCGGTCACCATCGTTCGCAGCGACCAACAAGCACCGGTCGCCATCGTGTCGATCCCGCTCGGCGGCTACATCGCCCGTGGGATCGAGCTGAGAGTGGATGGCAGGAATCCCTATAAGCTGCTGGTCGAGACCTGCAACGCCGCCGGATGCCATGCCGGCTTTCCGCTGTCCGGTCCTATCCCCAAGGAGTTTCGTTCCGGCAAGCTGGCCAGCTTCCGGCTCTGGACGGCGAAGGACAAGTCTGCCGACGTGACCGTTTCGCTCAAAGGCTTGGCCGACGCTCTGGTTCGCCTGGAGCGGACTTCATGA
- a CDS encoding filamentous hemagglutinin N-terminal domain-containing protein, translating to MKLRRSLFALVGLYGASQAWAQAVPDGATRTSATTADTGRVTVNIAPANSSGISHNTYKDFSAPKPGLGLNNRGVDASTIVNEVTSSRRSVLHGPVEVLGSRAHVVIANPNGITVDGGSFINTGGVALSAGPIRFVDAGAGRVNTVLETGKGDITITGGGLSGAMTTLQLIAGRLKIDGPVKNTSVSPSADIALVAGRSEITLDSTVSPLSTLRPLATRRDLDDAANAILIDITPSGSLSASRVNISVNSRGAGVSYAGRGHATIGDFMISSNGKITTKGATIKAEKSLKLAGQGIEVLNDPKRQSTLSSVSKSVTMLANAGDITLLGAVTGSERSDEDPDALGGVTLKAKGNIKLITEDAKRLAVAFASKDDLYVEAGGNLDNNTGRILSNANTVLRIGGTLFNRMATIGAGGETNYVTYKRSPGFFGRLFGRKQRVQTHVVDWSVPRVPGQLAFIAGETLDVKAGHVFNFGELDALDGSLTIDTGTLINTGVYTGLLEFTKTCDWRCSSHGTSTITPSGGKINAAGSAEIKASQRIDNGGDIVAYGNLSVIAPKVAARATFIPDFVNRPAGLYNFFSGTEALVSLSPIGGSFLAPVGRVTISSNSPVLSYGGTINGHVATKIQTGIEERKATQAEFPRGLNHIGLLRLWLD from the coding sequence ATGAAGCTGCGCCGCTCTCTTTTTGCGCTCGTCGGCCTCTACGGAGCAAGCCAAGCCTGGGCTCAGGCCGTACCGGACGGCGCGACGCGCACGAGCGCGACGACTGCGGACACGGGCCGGGTCACGGTCAACATTGCTCCGGCGAATTCAAGTGGAATCAGCCACAACACTTACAAAGACTTCTCGGCCCCGAAGCCCGGCCTCGGGCTCAACAATCGCGGCGTCGATGCTTCGACCATCGTCAATGAGGTCACGTCGAGCCGGCGGAGTGTCCTGCACGGTCCGGTCGAGGTTCTCGGGTCCCGCGCCCATGTCGTCATCGCCAATCCGAACGGCATCACGGTCGATGGCGGCAGCTTCATCAACACGGGCGGCGTGGCGTTGTCTGCCGGGCCGATACGATTCGTTGATGCCGGCGCGGGGCGAGTCAACACGGTTCTGGAAACGGGCAAAGGAGACATAACGATCACGGGCGGTGGTCTATCCGGCGCGATGACCACCCTTCAGTTGATTGCCGGGCGGCTGAAAATCGACGGCCCGGTCAAGAATACCAGCGTCAGTCCGAGTGCTGACATTGCGCTGGTAGCTGGACGATCCGAAATTACCCTCGATTCGACGGTCTCTCCTCTGTCCACTCTGCGCCCTCTGGCAACACGCCGTGATCTCGATGATGCGGCCAACGCGATTCTGATCGATATCACGCCGAGCGGTTCGCTCTCGGCAAGCCGCGTCAACATCTCCGTTAATTCGCGCGGGGCTGGTGTGAGCTATGCCGGTCGGGGACATGCCACGATCGGCGATTTCATGATCTCGTCGAACGGCAAGATCACGACGAAGGGAGCAACGATCAAAGCGGAGAAGAGCTTGAAACTGGCAGGACAGGGCATCGAGGTGCTCAATGATCCGAAGCGTCAAAGTACGCTCAGCTCCGTGTCCAAAAGCGTGACGATGCTCGCGAATGCCGGCGACATCACGCTTCTGGGAGCTGTCACAGGTTCTGAGCGCAGTGATGAGGATCCGGATGCATTGGGCGGGGTCACTCTCAAGGCCAAGGGCAACATCAAACTCATCACGGAGGACGCCAAGAGGCTCGCCGTCGCTTTTGCGTCCAAAGATGACCTCTATGTTGAGGCGGGTGGCAATCTCGACAACAACACAGGACGGATTCTCTCCAACGCCAACACGGTTTTGCGGATTGGCGGCACCTTATTCAACCGCATGGCAACGATCGGGGCAGGCGGAGAGACGAACTATGTGACTTACAAGCGCTCGCCCGGGTTCTTCGGTCGGCTGTTCGGCAGGAAGCAACGAGTCCAGACGCATGTCGTCGATTGGAGTGTCCCGCGAGTACCGGGACAACTAGCCTTCATTGCCGGCGAGACCCTGGACGTCAAAGCCGGCCACGTCTTTAACTTCGGTGAGCTCGACGCGCTTGACGGCTCCCTGACCATTGATACCGGCACCCTGATCAATACAGGAGTCTATACCGGCCTTCTGGAATTCACCAAGACGTGCGACTGGCGATGCTCAAGCCATGGTACCAGCACGATCACACCATCGGGCGGAAAGATCAATGCTGCTGGCAGTGCCGAGATCAAGGCAAGTCAGCGGATCGACAATGGCGGCGACATCGTCGCCTACGGCAACCTTTCAGTCATTGCACCAAAGGTGGCGGCTCGTGCCACCTTCATTCCGGATTTTGTAAACCGTCCGGCTGGCCTCTACAACTTCTTCTCCGGCACTGAAGCCCTTGTCTCCCTGTCACCGATCGGCGGATCTTTTCTGGCTCCCGTAGGTCGTGTGACGATCAGCTCCAACAGCCCTGTCCTATCCTATGGTGGAACCATCAACGGCCACGTCGCAACTAAGATCCAGACCGGCATTGAGGAGAGGAAGGCGACCCAGGCTGAGTTCCCGCGCGGGCTGAATCATATCGGCCTGTTGCGACTCTGGTTGGATTAA
- a CDS encoding ShlB/FhaC/HecB family hemolysin secretion/activation protein: protein MLTNSVIAAPSASPRSDDVTATPSPDPAGNTLSFLTRKISKAGSAGCSEVRKVEVRGVVDIDGNDLREKLEPLAVACIGNNEVKAILSAINETYADQGYVATQGYLPEQDLRASKILVINIIAGRIDKVLYRENRGDEALEVGERFSKGWTKIKEAKGPWSFVTSLSQLVDKIDDPLDNFQLLPGDLSAKAKLWNSFITDSGDVVQINAIQQGVDQINRVASSKAQVKLEPGSAPATSTVVVENNGEDSFRVNAGYELNGADINGSGNTIPSRFKLDVAKDNFIGINDAWRLSYAGGLDSNEIRGAFSVPFRRFTLSLDAVYSESLSEVTPGVEMFTQDGTVTAALGYLLYRSRARQITLDNSLAWRNNERFLNGVSLTPQTLPHGRIGITETRTFETLQLSYGIGFDRGLAIASATEDPADIAPSAPRARFVKIDGKASTSKVFETIGMLRIDLNAQWTDHPLYSDDQLVLGSVSSVRGFTNGAVRADRGAIVRTEFAPAFSIANLVEEQKDDWVFAYETLQGLQPYVFADYGAGYDIANREVLERAGIGVGLRYRHGRVNLDASIGEPVHRIGGPKTSNWRAPEAYLTLSVKLL, encoded by the coding sequence ATGTTGACCAATTCCGTCATTGCAGCCCCAAGCGCTTCTCCCAGGTCGGACGATGTGACGGCGACACCGAGCCCAGATCCCGCAGGCAACACCCTTTCATTTCTCACCCGGAAGATCTCGAAAGCTGGGTCCGCAGGTTGCTCCGAGGTGAGGAAGGTCGAGGTGCGCGGTGTCGTGGATATCGATGGGAACGATCTGCGAGAGAAGCTCGAACCCTTGGCTGTGGCCTGTATCGGCAACAACGAGGTCAAAGCGATCCTGTCCGCGATCAACGAGACCTATGCCGATCAAGGCTATGTGGCGACGCAAGGCTATCTGCCGGAGCAGGATCTGCGTGCCAGCAAGATCCTTGTCATCAACATCATCGCGGGGCGGATCGACAAGGTGCTGTACCGCGAAAATCGCGGGGACGAAGCTCTTGAAGTCGGGGAGCGTTTCAGTAAGGGCTGGACAAAGATCAAAGAGGCCAAGGGACCTTGGAGCTTCGTCACGAGCCTATCGCAATTGGTCGACAAGATCGACGATCCCCTCGATAATTTTCAGCTCCTGCCCGGCGACCTCAGTGCGAAGGCGAAGCTCTGGAACAGCTTCATCACGGATTCCGGAGACGTCGTTCAGATCAATGCCATTCAGCAGGGCGTGGACCAGATCAATCGGGTCGCCTCCAGCAAGGCGCAGGTCAAGCTGGAACCCGGAAGTGCGCCAGCCACCTCAACCGTTGTTGTCGAGAACAACGGCGAGGATTCATTTCGGGTAAATGCCGGCTATGAGCTCAACGGCGCCGACATCAACGGGTCGGGCAACACCATTCCGAGCCGCTTCAAGCTGGATGTTGCCAAAGATAACTTCATCGGAATCAATGACGCCTGGCGTCTGTCCTATGCGGGTGGTCTCGACTCCAACGAGATCCGTGGCGCATTTTCGGTGCCATTCCGGCGCTTTACGCTCTCGTTGGATGCCGTGTATTCCGAATCCTTGAGCGAGGTGACACCAGGGGTCGAGATGTTCACCCAGGACGGGACGGTCACGGCGGCCTTGGGTTATCTTCTCTACCGCAGCCGGGCGCGGCAGATCACCCTGGATAACTCCCTGGCTTGGCGAAACAACGAACGCTTCCTGAATGGTGTCTCACTGACGCCGCAAACTCTTCCTCATGGGCGCATCGGTATCACCGAGACCCGGACGTTTGAGACGCTTCAGCTGAGTTATGGCATCGGCTTCGATCGGGGACTCGCGATCGCGAGCGCTACCGAGGATCCGGCGGATATTGCGCCGTCTGCGCCTCGAGCGCGGTTTGTCAAGATCGATGGGAAAGCCTCCACCTCGAAAGTCTTCGAGACGATTGGCATGTTGCGCATCGATCTCAATGCACAGTGGACAGACCATCCCCTTTATTCCGACGACCAACTGGTGCTCGGCTCGGTTTCCAGCGTGCGCGGCTTCACCAATGGTGCAGTACGTGCCGACCGGGGTGCAATCGTTCGCACGGAATTCGCCCCAGCTTTTTCAATCGCCAATCTGGTCGAAGAGCAGAAGGACGATTGGGTGTTCGCATACGAAACTCTGCAAGGTCTTCAGCCGTATGTTTTCGCAGATTATGGTGCCGGCTACGACATCGCAAATCGCGAAGTTCTTGAACGGGCTGGCATTGGCGTTGGGCTGCGCTATCGACATGGCCGGGTCAATCTCGACGCCAGCATCGGTGAGCCTGTCCACCGCATCGGCGGTCCGAAGACCAGCAATTGGCGGGCGCCGGAAGCCTATCTCACCCTATCCGTCAAACTCTTATGA
- a CDS encoding tetratricopeptide repeat protein codes for MSIRLILGASLLALISSAALAQSKPPAAKPADKPQTAQPAQPAATGDLIKDGLASLEAKNYEAALKAFNEAYNAGQADGAFYLGRMLELGVGLEGDPEKARLLYLAAADKGSAKAMNRVGLMSFRGEGMLQDYKTAREMICKSADLGDADAEFNCAGLLAQGQGGSKDIAKAMTYYAKAADHGHIGAMNALGFAYRDGSNGAKDLEKARAYFEKAALKGNPVGLYEIGIMLEAGNPIPKDLGKAHLYYNLASARQHPQASIALQRVSEALSPEDVEKAQAAARSWKAAE; via the coding sequence ATGTCTATACGTTTGATTCTTGGCGCCAGCTTGCTGGCTCTTATAAGCTCCGCCGCACTGGCGCAGTCTAAGCCGCCGGCAGCAAAGCCCGCCGACAAGCCTCAGACTGCGCAGCCGGCGCAACCTGCCGCAACGGGCGACTTGATCAAGGACGGGCTTGCAAGCCTCGAAGCCAAAAATTACGAGGCGGCGCTCAAAGCTTTCAATGAAGCCTACAATGCCGGACAGGCAGACGGCGCCTTCTATCTTGGACGCATGCTTGAGCTGGGTGTCGGTTTGGAAGGCGATCCGGAGAAGGCGCGTCTTCTTTATCTTGCGGCCGCTGACAAAGGCAGCGCGAAGGCCATGAACCGTGTTGGCCTCATGTCCTTTCGTGGCGAGGGTATGCTCCAGGATTACAAGACGGCACGCGAGATGATTTGCAAGAGTGCGGATCTCGGCGATGCGGATGCGGAGTTCAACTGCGCCGGTCTGCTGGCGCAGGGTCAGGGTGGTTCCAAGGATATTGCCAAGGCGATGACCTATTACGCCAAGGCGGCAGACCATGGTCATATCGGCGCCATGAATGCGCTGGGGTTTGCCTATCGTGATGGCTCTAACGGCGCGAAAGATCTTGAGAAGGCCCGTGCCTATTTTGAGAAGGCTGCACTCAAGGGCAACCCTGTTGGCTTATACGAGATCGGCATCATGCTTGAGGCCGGCAATCCGATACCGAAAGATCTCGGTAAGGCGCACCTCTACTACAACCTCGCCTCCGCTCGGCAGCACCCGCAAGCCAGCATCGCGCTGCAGCGCGTCTCCGAAGCGCTGTCGCCGGAAGATGTCGAGAAGGCTCAGGCTGCGGCACGCAGCTGGAAAGCAGCTGAATAA